From a single Micromonospora pallida genomic region:
- the rpoZ gene encoding DNA-directed RNA polymerase subunit omega gives MGSIANPEGITNPPIDELLEKTTSKYALVIFAAKRARQVNAYYSQLGEGLLEYVGPLVETTPQEKPLSIAMREINAGLLTAEPTDQP, from the coding sequence GTGGGATCCATCGCCAACCCCGAAGGCATCACCAACCCGCCGATCGACGAGCTGCTGGAGAAGACCACCTCGAAGTACGCCCTGGTCATCTTCGCCGCCAAGCGCGCCCGCCAGGTCAACGCCTACTACAGCCAGCTCGGTGAGGGCCTGCTGGAGTACGTCGGCCCGCTCGTGGAGACCACCCCCCAGGAGAAGCCGCTCTCGATCGCGATGCGCGAGATCAACGCCGGTCTGCTCACCGCCGAGCCGACCGACCAGCCGTAG
- the mihF gene encoding integration host factor, actinobacterial type — MPLPSLTPEQRAAALEKAAEIRKARAELKEQLKQGKTTLASVLERAEADDVVGKLKVSAVLQAMPGIGKIRATQIMEKLKIADSRRLRGLGDQQRKALLGEFAGN, encoded by the coding sequence GTGCCGCTCCCGTCACTTACCCCTGAGCAGCGCGCGGCCGCGCTGGAGAAGGCCGCGGAGATCCGCAAGGCCCGTGCCGAGCTGAAGGAACAGCTCAAGCAGGGCAAGACCACCCTCGCCTCCGTTCTCGAGCGGGCCGAGGCCGACGACGTCGTGGGCAAGCTGAAGGTCTCGGCGGTCCTCCAGGCCATGCCGGGCATCGGCAAGATCAGGGCAACCCAGATCATGGAGAAGCTCAAGATCGCCGACAGTCGCCGGCTGCGTGGCCTCGGTGACCAGCAGCGCAAGGCACTGCTGGGAGAGTTCGCCGGGAACTGA
- the pyrF gene encoding orotidine-5'-phosphate decarboxylase, translating into MESFGARLHRAMRERGPLCVGIDPHPGLLARWGLPDDVSGLERFSRTVAEAIGDRIAVVKPQSAFFERYGSRGVAVLESTIRQLREAGSLVLLDVKRGDIGSTVAAYADAYLDPSSPLYVDAVTASPYLGVGSLAPMFDTAARHGGGVFVLALTSNPEGGAVQRARGADGRTVAQTVIDEISQLNADAEPLGSIGLVVGATVGDTGHDLSRVNGPLLAPGLGAQGGTAADLRTVFGSALAAALPSYSRQVLSAGPDPAALRAAAEQALTDCRRVLGPEKLTDGSVTTQ; encoded by the coding sequence ATGGAGAGCTTCGGAGCCCGGCTGCACCGGGCGATGCGGGAACGCGGGCCGCTCTGCGTGGGCATCGACCCGCATCCCGGACTGCTGGCCCGCTGGGGCCTGCCGGACGACGTGTCGGGCCTCGAGCGGTTCAGCCGGACCGTCGCGGAGGCCATCGGCGACCGGATTGCGGTGGTCAAGCCCCAGTCGGCCTTCTTCGAGCGGTACGGGTCCCGAGGGGTCGCCGTGCTTGAGTCAACTATCCGACAGTTGCGTGAAGCGGGTTCGCTCGTTCTCCTCGACGTCAAGCGCGGTGACATCGGATCGACCGTCGCCGCGTACGCCGACGCGTACCTCGATCCATCCAGTCCGCTGTATGTCGACGCGGTTACGGCGAGCCCCTACCTGGGAGTAGGTTCACTGGCTCCGATGTTCGACACGGCGGCCCGGCACGGTGGCGGCGTCTTCGTGCTGGCGCTGACCTCCAACCCCGAGGGCGGTGCGGTGCAACGCGCGCGCGGCGCGGACGGGCGGACCGTCGCCCAGACGGTCATCGACGAGATTTCGCAGCTCAACGCCGATGCGGAGCCGCTCGGGAGCATCGGTCTGGTGGTCGGCGCGACGGTCGGTGACACCGGTCACGACCTCTCCCGGGTCAACGGCCCGTTGCTCGCTCCGGGGCTCGGCGCGCAGGGCGGCACGGCGGCGGATCTCCGGACCGTCTTCGGTTCCGCCCTCGCCGCCGCCCTTCCGTCGTACTCCCGGCAGGTGCTCTCCGCCGGGCCCGATCCGGCCGCGCTGAGGGCGGCAGCCGAGCAGGCGTTGACCGACTGCCGACGGGTTCTGGGCCCGGAGAAACTGACTGACGGGTCGGTCACCACGCAGTGA